CGGCGGACGCAACGCTCGGTGCGGTGCGCAAGCGTGGCTACGGTATGGCGAACGTCGGCCAGCACCGGCACTGCGATCTCGGCGGCGGCGGTGGGCGTCGGCGCGCGCAGATCGGCGGCGAAATCACACAGGCTGGTGTCGGTCTCGTGGCCGACGGCGGAAATCACCGGGATTTCGCTGGCTGCGACCGCACGGACGACGGCTTCCTCGTTGAACGACCAGAGATCCTCGACCGAACCGCCGCCGCGCGCGACGATCAGCAAGTCGGGACGGCGGATCGGGCCATCGGCGGGCAACGCGTTGAAGCCCTGGACCGCGGCGGCCACTTCGGCGGCAGCGCCCTCCCCCTGCACCTTTACCGGCCAGACCAGGACGTGCGTGGGGAAGCGATCTGCGAGCCGGTGGAGGATGTCGCGGATCACGGCGCCGGTGGGCGATGTCACTACGCCTATTGTGCGCGGCATATGGGGCAAGGGCTTCTTGCGCGCGGCATCGAACAGCCCCTCGCCCGCCAGCTTTGCCTTCAACTTCTCGAACAGCGCCATCAGCGCGCCTTCGCCGGCGAGCTCCATCCGCTCGATCACGATCTGGTATTTGGAGCGTCCGGGATAGATGGTGAGCTTGCCGGTCGCGATCACTTCGAGACCGTCCTGCGGGGCGAAGGCGAGCGCGCTGGCGGCACCGCGCCAGATCACCCCGTCGATCACCGCATCGGCATCCTTGAGGGCGAGATAGGCATGGCCCGAGGCGGCACGCTTCCAGCCCGAAATCTCGCCGCGCAGCCGGACATGGCCGAACTCGCCCTCCACCATCCGCTTCAATGCAAGCGACAGTTCGCTGACGCTGAGCGCCGGTGCGTTGTCCCCCGGCATTTGCTCGGCTACGAGCCGCCCGGATGACGTATCGAAAAAGGGATCGGGCATGAACGTCCTGCTGTTGGGATCAGGGGGCCGCGAACATGCGCTCGCGTGGAAACTGGCGCAATCGCCGCTGCTTGCGAAGCTCTATGCCGCGCCCGGCAATCCGGGAATAGCGCAGCATGCCGAATGCGTCGACATTGCGCTTAACGACCACCGCGCGATCATTGATTTCTGCATCCGCCATTCGATCGGCTTCGTAGTGATCGGGCCCGAGGCGCCACTGGTCGGCGGGCTCGGCGACAATTTGCGCACGATGGGCGTCGGCGTGTTCGGGCCGAACAAGGCCGCAGCGCAGCTCGAGGGATCGAAGGGCTTCACCAAGGATCTCTGCGCGCGCGAGAAGATCCCTACCGCGGGCTATGTCCGCGTCGAGAGCCGCGACGGCGGGTTGGCCGCACTACAGGACTTCGACTTGCCGGTGGTGGTCAAGGCCGACGGGCTGGCCGCGGGCAAGGGCGTCACCGTGGCGATGACGCACGAGGAAGCAGAAGAGGCGATCCGCGCGATCTTCGCGGTGTCCGGCGGCAGCGCGGTGATCGAGGAGTTCCTGGAAGGCGAGGAAGCCAGCCTCTTCGTGCTGACCGACGGCACCACGCTGCTTCCGTTCGGATCGGCGCAGGATCACAAGCGCGTCGGCGACGGTGACACTGGCCCGAACACCGGCGGCATGGGCGCCTATAGTCCCGCGCGGGTGCTGACTCCGGCGCTGGAGCGCGAGGCGATCGACACGATCGTGCGGCCGACGGTGGAAGCGCTGGCGCGGATGGGCGCGCCTTATTCGGGCATCCTCTATGCCGGGCTGATGCTGACTCGTACCGGTCCCAAGCTGATCGAGTACAACGCCCGCTTCGGCGATCCGGAATGCCAGGTGCTGATGCTGCGCTATGAAGGCGACCTGCTCGAACTGATGCTAGCCACTGCGAAGGGCGAGCTAGCCGGCCGGTCCGATCCGGTCTTCTCGGCGGACACCGCGCTGACCGTGGTGATGGCGGCGAACGGCTATCCGGGCACGCCCGAGACCGGTGGCGCGATCCGCGGGATCGACGCGGCGGAAGCCACCGGCGCGAAAATCTTCCATGCCGGCACGCGGCTGGAGGGCGACACGCTGGTTGCGAGCGGCGGGCGCGTACTGGCAGTGACGGCACGCGGTAACTCGGTCCGAACCGCACAGGCGACTGCCTATCGCGGAGTGGACGCACTCGATTTCGCCACCGGTTTTTGCCGGCGCGATATCGGATGGCGCGAAGTGGAGCGTGAGGGCGCCGCGCCGGCATAAGGTCCGCTCGCGCAGGGCTTGTCAGCAACGCGCCGGTGCCGCATCGACACAGTATAGTTCTTGTCGGGAGCACCATCTTGCGCGTTCAACTTCTCGTCGCCGTATCTGCAGTCGCGCTCCTTTCCGCTTGCGCGACCACGAAAGGCATCGACTCCCCCGCGGCGCCGCAGAGTGCACCGCCGCCAGCCGTAGCGCAGCAGGAGACATCCGCGGCGCTCCACGCACTGTTCAAGGAAAGCGACGAAGACAGCCTTCGCCGCAATCCGATCAACGCGCTGTTCCGCGGCGACATGCGTTATGCCGACCAGCTCGGCGACAATATCAGCGACGCCTATTTCAACGCCGAGCGCGCGGCGGGCGAGAAGGACCTTGCGGCGCTTGGCCGGATCGATCGCGCAACGCTATCGACCACCGATCAGCTCGCCTACGACATCTTCAAGTGGCAGACCGAGCTCGCGCTGCGCTCGTTGAGCGCCGAGATCTTGCCGCTCAACGTCGTCCGGCCGATCGACCATTTCACCGGCATCCATGTCTTCTACCCCGACCTCGCCTCCGGCCAGAGCGCCGCGCCATACAAGACGGTGAAAGACTATCTGGACAGCATCGCCCGCCACCATCGCTACGCCTGGTATATCGATGCGACGATCGGGCGCTTCCGCCAGGGAATGGCGGCAGGCGTCGTCCAGCCCAAACTGGTCGTCCGCAACGTCATCGACCAGCTCGACCGCCAACTGGCCGAAGGCGTCGAGGGATCGACGATGTATGCCCCGCTCAAGGCATTCCCGGCCGACATTCCCTCCGCCGATCAGGCGCGGCTGCGCGCGGAGACGGCAGCCGTCCTCCGCGACGAGATCTTCCCGGCCTATCAGCGCCTGCGCGATTTCCTCTCCAAGGAATATCTGCCCGCTGCGCGTGAAGGCGTCGGCCTGGTCCACATGAAGGGCGGGCTCAAGCTCTATTCCTATCTGATCGAGCAGAACACGACGCTGCCGCTCTCCGCCGATGACGTGCACAATCTCGGCCTCAGCGAAGTCGCGCGGATTCATCGCGAGATGGAGACGATCAAGACCCAGACGGGCTTCAAGGGCACGCTGCCGGAGTTCTTCGAATTCCTGCGCACCGACGCCAAATTCCGACCGGCGAGCAAGATCGCGCTGCGCGACGAATATTACGCGATCGGCAAGCGTGTCGACGCCCGGGTCGGCGAGATCTTCTCGACCTTGCCCAAGACCCCGCTCGAGATCCGCCCGGTGCCCGAATATCGGGAGAAGAACGATGCCGGCGGCTCGTACATGCAGGGCGCGCCCGATGGAACGCGGCCGGGTGTATTCTACTACAACACCTATGACCTGCCCTCGCGATCGACCTGGGGGCAGGAGACGCTGTACCTGCACGAAGGCGCGCCGGGCCATCATTTCCAGATCAGCCTGGCGCAGGAGAATGCGGCGCTCCCCAACTTCATGCGCTTCGGCGGTAACACTGCCTATGTCGAAGGCTGGGCGCTCTATGCTGAGACGCTGTGGGACGAGCTCGGCATGGAGACCGATCCCTATCAGCGCTTCGGCGGGCTCAACGACGAGATGCTGCGCGCGATGCGGCTGGTGGTGGACTCTGGCATCCACGCCAAGGGCTGGACCCGCGACCAGTCGATCAAATACATGCTCGACAACAGCTCGATGGGGAAGACCGACGCGACCAGCGAAGTCGAGCGCTACATCGCGATGCCGGGGCAGGCGCTCGCCTACAAGATCGGCCAGCTCAAGATCCTCGAACTGCGCGCCAAGGCCGAGAAGGCGCTGGGCGCCAGGTTCGATCTTAAGGAATTCCACGGACAGGTGCTGATGACCGGCGCGCTGCCGATGAACATCCTCGAGCAAAAGATCGAGCGCTGGATCGCATCCAAGGGCTGATTGGCCCGATCGGGACGCACGCCAGACGCCGCGTCCCGATCGGCGAACTCAGAACCGGTAGGTCGCGCTCACGGTGAAGTTGCGCGGCGCGCCGTAGCGATACTGGCTGAACGTGCCCATCTGGCTGTAATAGGTCTCGTCGAACAGGTTCTCGACATTGGCCTGGAGCTGGACGTTCTGGGTCAGCGCATAGCGTGCCATCAGGTTCACCAGCGTGAAGCCGTCCTGCTCGAAGCGGAAGGCTGTGCCGGTGACGGGATTCGCGCCGTTGGTGAACGCCTCGCTGCGATAATTCACGCCGCCGCCGAAGGTAAGGCGATCGATCGTGTACGTGGTGAAGAGCTTCAGCAGGCGGCGTGGCTGCTCGGTGTTGGCGGCGACGCCGTCGCGGTCCTCGGCCTTGAACTGGCTATAGCCGAGATTGATGTTCCAGTCCGGCAGCGGCCGGCCGGTGACTTCAATCTCGAATCCCTCGCTGGTGACGCCCTGCGCCGCCCTATAGGGCTGGAAAGGTATGCCGCCGGGGATCGGGATCGGGCTGCCGTCGATCTGACCGACATTGTCCTGCTTGATGCGGAACAGTGCGACCGAGGTCTGCAGCGCTTCGTTGAAGAAGGCGCTCTTGAGGCCGACCTCATAGGCCTTGCCGTCGAGCGGCGCGATCAGCTCGTTGGCGCGCGTGCGCAGGTTCTGCGGCTGGAAGATCTTGGTGTAGCTCGCATACAGACGGTGGTTCGATGTCACGTCGAGCAGCGCGCCGACATAGGGGATGAACTTGTCGTCGGCGCCATAGTCGCTGGTGCCCGTCCAGGCGAAGCCCTCCTGGTGCCAGCTTGCGAGACGGCCGCCCAGGATGACCTTGAGCGGATCGGCGACGTTCAGACGGACCGCGCCGTAATAGCCGGTCTGCTCGATCCGCTCCTGCTCGTTGCGGACCGCGGTGGTGCCGAACACCGGCTCGGGAAAGTCCGCGCCTTCGCGGCCGAGGACCGGGACGTTGGTGGCCCAGTTGTTCGGCCCGACGCCCCAGGCCGGATTGTTCTCCGTGTAGGGCGCCACGAAATTGTCAGTGTGGCGGTTGAGGATGCTGTGCAGTGCGCCGACCACGACCTCATGGTCGCGGCCAAAGACGTTGACGAGCCCCTTGATCTGGCCGTCGAAGCTCTCCTGAACGCTGTCGCCCTTCGACTTGTACGGATTGCTGCTGGCGATCGTGCCGGTCGCGCGGTCGGCGGTGCCGTACATATAGAGCAACTGGGTGTCGCCGGTGTTCTTCAGGTGATTATAGTTGGCAGTGACGCTCCAGCGGTCACCGATCTCCTGCCGGACGGTGGCGAAGATGTTCTGGTTGGTGGAGTTCCAATAGGTCCATTCGGCCGCGGTGGTCTGCGAGCGCGCCAGATCGGTGGTGACCGTGCCATCGCTGTAGAAGGTCGGCAGCGCACCCCAGGTCGCACCCTTGGGCTTGGTGTCCTGATGGCTGATGCCCGCACGGACCAGCGTGGTCTCGGTCAAGTCGGCATCGACTACGCCGTAGAGCACCCACTTCTTGGTGTGCAACAGATCGGTGAAATTCTTGCCGTTTTCGTAGCGGCCGACAGCGCGGACGCGGAAGCGGCCGTTCGCGTCGAGTGCGCCGCCGATGTCGGCGGACACGCGATACGTGTCCCAGCTTCCGATGCTGGCATTGGCATAGCCGGTCCATTCGGTGGCGTCGGCATGCTTGCGAACGAGGTTGACCGAGGCCGAGGGATCGCCGGCGCCCGAGAGCAGGCCGGTCGCTCCGCGGACGATCTCGACGCGCTCGTAGATCGACATGTCGATGCTTGTCTCGCCATTCCCGCCGGCGAGCGTCCAGGCCGCGGGCACGCCATCGACCTGGGTGTTGCGGATCTCGAAACCGCGCGCGAAGAAGGTGTTGCGGACGTCGTCGACTTCGTTGACCGAGACGCCGATGCCATTGTTGATCACATCGGCGACGCTGATCAGGTTCTGGTCGATGATGCGCTGCGCGGTGACGATGCTCACCGATTGCGGCGTCTCACGCGTGGTGAGGCCAAGCCCTGTCGCGGTGTCGATCTTGTCGGGCATCGTATAGCGGCCGCTGACGACGATCTCGTCCTGCGACGTCGCGTCCTCTTCGGCCGTCTGGGCGAAAGCAGGCGATGCCAGCGCGGCCAGTGCCACGCCGAGGCTGAGAGAAAGCTTCGATGTCAACTTGAGTCCCCGAATTCGAACCATGCCACGATACGCGGCGTCGCGGGGCCAGTACTGCTATTAAGAACCGTTTGCAACTACGGCAGGAGGGGTGGACAATTTGTCCGACGCGTCAGCCGCGGGCGGCACGCCCCGCGCTCAGCCGTTCGGACAGGGTGCGCCAGTCGGCAAAGCCCCAATGGACAGGATCTTCCTCGCTTACGATATGGTCGCTGCCGCCCGAGCTCGTCAGGAAGATGTCCTCAAGCGTGAGCGGCACGCGTTCGAGCGCGCAGTGGAAGACGCGGACCTTGCTGCGCGTCTCCTTCGATCCATCGGGCAGCGCGATGCCGAGCCGGTTCGAGCGCATCCGCACCAGCACGCCGGTGGGAACGATGCCGATGCCGCGGAAGAACTTGAACAGCAGCTCGCGGTCGAAATGGCCTTCCCAGCCATACATCTCGGTGGCGGCCTTGAGCGGCGTCCAGCCTTGCTTGTACTGGCGGTCCGACGTGAGCGCATCATACACGTCGCAGATCGCGCCCATGCGCGCGGCGAGGCTGATCGCGTCGCCCTTCAACCCATAAGGATAACCGGTGCCGTCGATCTTCTCGTGATGGAGCAGACTGACGTCGAGCACTTCCTGAGTGACGCCTCCGCCATTCTCCAGCATCGCATGGCCCTGTTCGGGATGCGTGCGGACCAGCGCGAACTCTTCTTCGCTCAGCCGGCCCGGCTTGTTCAATATTTCGTCGGGCACCGCCATCTTGCCGACATCGTGGAGCAGCCCGGCAAGTCCCATCGAGCGCACGACCGGCTCGTCGAGGCCGATCTGGCGCGCGAGATTGACCATCAGCGCGCAGACCGAAACCGAGTGTAGATACGTATATTCGTCCTTCGACTTGAGCCGGGCCATGTCGATGAACATCGCGGGATTGCGGTCGACGGCGTCGGAAATGTCCTCGACCACCGGCATCACCGCTTCGGCATCGACCGGGTTGCCGAGCCGGGCGCCGTCGAACACGCCCTTCATCACGCGCTTGGAGCGGGCGATCGTCTTGCGCGCGCGCTCGCGATCGGCCTTGGCGGCATCGGTGACGCTGGCGGTAGGGACCGCGACGATCGAGATGCGCTTGGGAGGGGTAATCGCCGCGGCGGTGGGCGGCGCGCTGTCGGCAGGTCCGATGCCGCGCTCCACGTCGATTACGACAGCAGCCACGTCACTCGCCAGCAAAGCGGCCAAGTCCTCAGGACGTTCGAGCAGGAATCGCGTGCGCCAGAAAGGGTGGCTGAACCAAGAGCCTTCGAATCCCTGGATGTACATTCCCATCCTGCTCTGGCTGGGCGCTATCCGTCGCAGCAAAGTCCGGTTCCTGGCACCATGTCTAGGGAGACCCTAACATAGGCTAAGTTACACAGGACTTAAGACGGTCGACTATTCATCAGGATCGTTACGCACGCGCTTCAATCCGCAGGTTTCTAGGGAATCTTGCAGGTTTCGGGCCGGGGGAATGCCAGAGCTCGGGGGGCTAGCCGCCGGGGCGACCGTTGCGGCCGCCCCGGTGCACCGATCAGGCGGCCGAGTCGCGCGCCAGCTTGGCGAGGTCGGCTTCGGCGCGCGCGCCGTAATGCTGGATGATCTCTGCCGCGCAGATCGCGCCAAGGCGGAGCGATTCCTGCAGGCCCCGGCCCTGCGCCTGGCCGAACAGGAAGCCCGCCGCGAACATGTCGCCGGCACCGGTGGTGTCGACCAGCCTGGCGATCGGCTCCGCGGGGACTTCGACGCGCTCGGTGCCCTGGAGCGCCATCGCGCCTTTCTCGCTGCGGGTTACGACGAGCAGCGGCACCTTGCCATGGATGTGCGCGACGGCCGATTCGAAATCCTCGTGCGCGCAAAGCGCGAGCAGTTCGCTTTCATTGGCGAACAGGATGTCGATCAGCCCGTCTTCGATCAGTTTGCGGAAATCGTCGCCATGGCGCGAGATGCAGAACACGTCGGACAGTGTGAAGGCGACCTTGCGGCCATTGGCGCGCGCGATCTCGATCGCCTTGCGCATCGCGGCGCGGGGCTCTTCGGGATCCCAGAGATAGCCTTCGAGATAGAGGATCGCGCCGTTGGCGATCACCGATTCGTCGAGCGCGGCGGCGGGCAGGAACTGCGACGCGCCGAGGAAGGTGTTCATCGTGCGCTGGCCGTCCGGCGTCACGAAGATCAGGCAGCGCGCAGTGGTCGGCTGGCCGGGGCGGACTTCCGTGGCGAAATCGACGCCGGCGGCGCGGATGTCGTGCGCAAAGACCGTGCCGAGCTGGTCGTCGGCGACCTGGCCGATGAACGCGGTCTTGCCGCCGAGTGCCGAAATGCCGGCGACGGTGTTCGCCGCCGAGCCGCCCGAGACTTCGCGGCCGGGGCCCATCTTGGCATAGAGCGCGTCGGCTTCCTCGGGTGAGAACATCAGCTGCATCGAGCCCTTGGCGACACCGATTTCCTCGATGAAGCTGTCCTCGGCCTGGGCGAGAATATCGACGATCGCATTGCCGATGGCGACAACGTCATAGGTGGGGCTGGTCAAGTTGCGGGCTCCGATGGGCGCGATAGGGTTGCGCGGACGCCCTAGTGACGGGCAAGGAATAGCGCAATGATTCAGGGCTTCTTCCTTGCGCTCGGGCAATTGACCGATCGGCCGGTGCTGCTGGTCCTATTGAAGTCGCTGGCGGTGACGATGCTGGTCTTTGCCGGGCTCGGCTTCGCGCTGTGGCACATAATGGGCCGGCTCGGCGGTGCAGCGAGCGAATGGATGGGGTTCGGCAGCGACGCCGGGGCCTTTGCCGATGTCGCGACGCTGCTGCTGTTCCTGCTCGGCTGGTGGCTGCTGTTCCGCGCAGTCGCCGTGGCAGTGGTCGGCATCTTCGCCGACGACGTCGTCGCCGCGGTCGAGGCGAAGCATTATCCGGCAGCGCATGCCGCCGCGCGCAGCGTACCGCTCGGCCGATCGATCACGATGGGCGTCGGCTCGGCAGCGCGGACGATCGGGTTCAATCTGCTGCTCGCGCCGCTCTATCTGATGCTGCTGGTCACCGGGGTGGGAACCGCCGTCGCGTTCTTCGTCGTCAATGCTTGGCTGCTGGGCCGCGACCTTGGCGACATGGTCGCGGTGCGCCATATGCCCTATGCGCAGCTCGGGCAGTGGCGGCGGGGCACGCGGCTTCGCCGCTTCGCGCTCGGCGCAGCCGGCACCGGGCTGTTCGTGGTGCCGCTGCTCAATCTGGTGGCGCCGGTGCTCGGCGCGGCGATGGCGACGCACGCATTCCACCGCGGGAGAGACGCATGAGGTTCTGGGTTTTGGCGGGCGCGGTGGCGCTGGGCGGCTGCGGGGGCGAGATGATCCCCGAAGCGCGGCCGGCCGCCTATCTCCCCGTGCCCTCCGCCGCGCCCGGATCTGCGCCGGTGAGCGTTTCCGCGGTAAAGGGCCAGACCGCACCGCGGCTGATCGCGCAGTTCGGCACGCCGCAGCTCGACATGAGCGAAGGCCGCGCACGCAAGCTCCAATTCGCCGGACCGATCTGCGTGCTCGACACCTATCTTTATCCGCCGTCCAGCGGCCGCGGCGAGCCAGTGGTGACCTATCTCGACACTCGGCAGCGCGACGGCGGGCCTATCGACCAGGCGAGCTGCCTGGCGGCGCTAGCAGCACGGCGACCGGCGGGTCGGTGAGGCAAGCGGGCTAAACCAAATCCGTTCGTGCTGAGCCTGTCGAAGCACTGCTCTCCCTGTCCGTCGCAGGGAAGGAAGAACGGCCCTTCGACAAGCTTGCGGCGAACGGGCTTAAGCCTTTTCCAGCCGCTCCAATGCCCACATCGCCGCCTCGCGGATCGTCTCGTCGGGATCACTCAGCAAGGCTCGCACCGGCGCGACCAGCGCCGAACTCGCGCTGTTGCCCGCGGCGATCAGGCAGTTGCGGACCATCCGGTCGCGGCCGATGCGCTTGATCGGCGATCCGGCGAACACTTCGCGAAACGCCGCATCGTCGAGCGCAAGAAGGTCGGCCAGCGCGGGCGCAGTCAGTTCCGCGCGCGGCGCGAAGGCGAGATTGGCCTGCGCCGCGGCGGCGAACTTGTTCCACGGGCAGACCGCCAGGCAATCGTCGCAGCCATAGATACGATTGCCGATTCCTTCCCGGAACTCGTGCGGGATCGGGCCCTTGTGCTCGATCGTCAGGTACGAGATGCAGCGTCGCGCATCGAGGCGATAGGGCGCGGGGAAGGCTTGGGTAGGACACGCCGTCTGGCACGCGTCGCAGCTGCCGCAGGTGGTCACGCCGCGCGCATCCGGCGCGAGATCCAACGTGGTGTAGATCGCGCCGAGGAACAGCCAGCTGCCATGCGTGCGGCTGACCAGATTGGTGTGCTTGCCCTGCCAGCCGAGCCCGGCCGCTTCCGACAGCGGCTTTTCCATCACCGGCGCAGTATCGACGAACACCTTTACGTCGGCACCCGGCGCGGCGGCGACCA
This genomic stretch from Sphingomonas sp. LM7 harbors:
- the xseA gene encoding exodeoxyribonuclease VII large subunit, with product MPDPFFDTSSGRLVAEQMPGDNAPALSVSELSLALKRMVEGEFGHVRLRGEISGWKRAASGHAYLALKDADAVIDGVIWRGAASALAFAPQDGLEVIATGKLTIYPGRSKYQIVIERMELAGEGALMALFEKLKAKLAGEGLFDAARKKPLPHMPRTIGVVTSPTGAVIRDILHRLADRFPTHVLVWPVKVQGEGAAAEVAAAVQGFNALPADGPIRRPDLLIVARGGGSVEDLWSFNEEAVVRAVAASEIPVISAVGHETDTSLCDFAADLRAPTPTAAAEIAVPVLADVRHTVATLAHRTERCVRRYRERAGERLAALVRVLPRRDALLGPQRQKMDDLAGRLDRALERRVTLARGQLDKGAAALRPAMLDQRLAAARQKFEGLGRHLDLVHPNRPLEKGYAWVEARGTQKVVATAEGARAAQAVTLHFSDGSVDARVERPGGKSYSGSAPEQPSLL
- a CDS encoding DUF885 family protein; the protein is MRVQLLVAVSAVALLSACATTKGIDSPAAPQSAPPPAVAQQETSAALHALFKESDEDSLRRNPINALFRGDMRYADQLGDNISDAYFNAERAAGEKDLAALGRIDRATLSTTDQLAYDIFKWQTELALRSLSAEILPLNVVRPIDHFTGIHVFYPDLASGQSAAPYKTVKDYLDSIARHHRYAWYIDATIGRFRQGMAAGVVQPKLVVRNVIDQLDRQLAEGVEGSTMYAPLKAFPADIPSADQARLRAETAAVLRDEIFPAYQRLRDFLSKEYLPAAREGVGLVHMKGGLKLYSYLIEQNTTLPLSADDVHNLGLSEVARIHREMETIKTQTGFKGTLPEFFEFLRTDAKFRPASKIALRDEYYAIGKRVDARVGEIFSTLPKTPLEIRPVPEYREKNDAGGSYMQGAPDGTRPGVFYYNTYDLPSRSTWGQETLYLHEGAPGHHFQISLAQENAALPNFMRFGGNTAYVEGWALYAETLWDELGMETDPYQRFGGLNDEMLRAMRLVVDSGIHAKGWTRDQSIKYMLDNSSMGKTDATSEVERYIAMPGQALAYKIGQLKILELRAKAEKALGARFDLKEFHGQVLMTGALPMNILEQKIERWIASKG
- a CDS encoding EI24 domain-containing protein; the protein is MIQGFFLALGQLTDRPVLLVLLKSLAVTMLVFAGLGFALWHIMGRLGGAASEWMGFGSDAGAFADVATLLLFLLGWWLLFRAVAVAVVGIFADDVVAAVEAKHYPAAHAAARSVPLGRSITMGVGSAARTIGFNLLLAPLYLMLLVTGVGTAVAFFVVNAWLLGRDLGDMVAVRHMPYAQLGQWRRGTRLRRFALGAAGTGLFVVPLLNLVAPVLGAAMATHAFHRGRDA
- the queG gene encoding tRNA epoxyqueuosine(34) reductase QueG, which gives rise to MREDKPLEERIKAKAAEIGFADCGVARADAAPAAGARLHEWLRDGSHGSMIWMEERAHHRESPAALWPEVRSIIALGMSYAPAGDPLALAGEGEVGRISVYAQGGDYHDLIKRRLKELARWLVAAAPGADVKVFVDTAPVMEKPLSEAAGLGWQGKHTNLVSRTHGSWLFLGAIYTTLDLAPDARGVTTCGSCDACQTACPTQAFPAPYRLDARRCISYLTIEHKGPIPHEFREGIGNRIYGCDDCLAVCPWNKFAAAAQANLAFAPRAELTAPALADLLALDDAAFREVFAGSPIKRIGRDRMVRNCLIAAGNSASSALVAPVRALLSDPDETIREAAMWALERLEKA
- a CDS encoding TonB-dependent siderophore receptor, with protein sequence MTSKLSLSLGVALAALASPAFAQTAEEDATSQDEIVVSGRYTMPDKIDTATGLGLTTRETPQSVSIVTAQRIIDQNLISVADVINNGIGVSVNEVDDVRNTFFARGFEIRNTQVDGVPAAWTLAGGNGETSIDMSIYERVEIVRGATGLLSGAGDPSASVNLVRKHADATEWTGYANASIGSWDTYRVSADIGGALDANGRFRVRAVGRYENGKNFTDLLHTKKWVLYGVVDADLTETTLVRAGISHQDTKPKGATWGALPTFYSDGTVTTDLARSQTTAAEWTYWNSTNQNIFATVRQEIGDRWSVTANYNHLKNTGDTQLLYMYGTADRATGTIASSNPYKSKGDSVQESFDGQIKGLVNVFGRDHEVVVGALHSILNRHTDNFVAPYTENNPAWGVGPNNWATNVPVLGREGADFPEPVFGTTAVRNEQERIEQTGYYGAVRLNVADPLKVILGGRLASWHQEGFAWTGTSDYGADDKFIPYVGALLDVTSNHRLYASYTKIFQPQNLRTRANELIAPLDGKAYEVGLKSAFFNEALQTSVALFRIKQDNVGQIDGSPIPIPGGIPFQPYRAAQGVTSEGFEIEVTGRPLPDWNINLGYSQFKAEDRDGVAANTEQPRRLLKLFTTYTIDRLTFGGGVNYRSEAFTNGANPVTGTAFRFEQDGFTLVNLMARYALTQNVQLQANVENLFDETYYSQMGTFSQYRYGAPRNFTVSATYRF
- a CDS encoding HD-GYP domain-containing protein produces the protein MLRRIAPSQSRMGMYIQGFEGSWFSHPFWRTRFLLERPEDLAALLASDVAAVVIDVERGIGPADSAPPTAAAITPPKRISIVAVPTASVTDAAKADRERARKTIARSKRVMKGVFDGARLGNPVDAEAVMPVVEDISDAVDRNPAMFIDMARLKSKDEYTYLHSVSVCALMVNLARQIGLDEPVVRSMGLAGLLHDVGKMAVPDEILNKPGRLSEEEFALVRTHPEQGHAMLENGGGVTQEVLDVSLLHHEKIDGTGYPYGLKGDAISLAARMGAICDVYDALTSDRQYKQGWTPLKAATEMYGWEGHFDRELLFKFFRGIGIVPTGVLVRMRSNRLGIALPDGSKETRSKVRVFHCALERVPLTLEDIFLTSSGGSDHIVSEEDPVHWGFADWRTLSERLSAGRAARG
- a CDS encoding adenosine kinase, with product MTSPTYDVVAIGNAIVDILAQAEDSFIEEIGVAKGSMQLMFSPEEADALYAKMGPGREVSGGSAANTVAGISALGGKTAFIGQVADDQLGTVFAHDIRAAGVDFATEVRPGQPTTARCLIFVTPDGQRTMNTFLGASQFLPAAALDESVIANGAILYLEGYLWDPEEPRAAMRKAIEIARANGRKVAFTLSDVFCISRHGDDFRKLIEDGLIDILFANESELLALCAHEDFESAVAHIHGKVPLLVVTRSEKGAMALQGTERVEVPAEPIARLVDTTGAGDMFAAGFLFGQAQGRGLQESLRLGAICAAEIIQHYGARAEADLAKLARDSAA
- the purD gene encoding phosphoribosylamine--glycine ligase, with amino-acid sequence MNVLLLGSGGREHALAWKLAQSPLLAKLYAAPGNPGIAQHAECVDIALNDHRAIIDFCIRHSIGFVVIGPEAPLVGGLGDNLRTMGVGVFGPNKAAAQLEGSKGFTKDLCAREKIPTAGYVRVESRDGGLAALQDFDLPVVVKADGLAAGKGVTVAMTHEEAEEAIRAIFAVSGGSAVIEEFLEGEEASLFVLTDGTTLLPFGSAQDHKRVGDGDTGPNTGGMGAYSPARVLTPALEREAIDTIVRPTVEALARMGAPYSGILYAGLMLTRTGPKLIEYNARFGDPECQVLMLRYEGDLLELMLATAKGELAGRSDPVFSADTALTVVMAANGYPGTPETGGAIRGIDAAEATGAKIFHAGTRLEGDTLVASGGRVLAVTARGNSVRTAQATAYRGVDALDFATGFCRRDIGWREVEREGAAPA